GCCCCAGCAGCTGTACGCCGAGCTGACCAAGCTGGAGAAGGAAGGGCTGGTCGCGGGTCGGGAGGTGGTCCAGGAGACCCGGCCCAACAAGCGGCTGTTCCACGTCACCGACGCGGGCCGCGCCACGCTGGAGGAGTTCGCCGCGGCCGCGTCGAAGCCCTCGTTCATCCGCGACGACCTGCTCGTCAAGGTCCAGGTCGCCGACCGCATCGGTACCGCGTCGGTGATCGAGCAGCTCGAAGAGCGAGCCTCCGTGGCCGAGGGGAAGATCGAGCTCCTCGACAAGCTGCTGCGGCACATGCGCGGCGACGCGGACGAAGAGGAGTTCCTGCGCCGGGGCGAGCGGATCGGGCCGTACCTGACCTGCCTGCGCGGCCTCGCCTTCGAGCAGGGCCACCGGGACTGGTGCCTGCGGATCGCCGCTGTCCTGCGGGAAAGGCGGACGACCCGTGCCGAGTGGTGAATACGCGCGCTACGTCGCCCTGGGCGACAGCCAGACCGAGGGGATGGGGGACGGGGACGACACCGTCGGCCTGTGCGGTTTCGCCGACCGGCTCGCCGAACACCTCGCAGCCGTCAACCCCGGTGTCCGATACGCCAATCTGGCCGTCCGAGGACGTACCGCCGGCCAGGTCCGCACGGAACAGCTGGGGCCTGCCCTGGCCCTGCGCCCCGACCTGGCCACCGTCGTCGCCGGGGTCAACGACCTGCTCCGGCCCCGGTTCGACGCCGCGGAGGCGGCCGGGCACCTGGAGGAGATGTTCGCCGCGCTGACGGCTGCCGGGACCCACGTGGTGACACTGACCTTCCCCGACTTCGGGAAGATCGCGCCCCTTGCCCGGCCCATCAGGTCCCGCGTGTTCGACCTCAACACCCGCATCCGTGCCGCGGCCGCCCGTCACGGGGTCACGGTCGCCGAAACGGACCGGCACGCCGTCACCACCGACCCACGACTGTGGACCGCGGACCGACTCCACGCCAGCTCCCTCGGCCACGAACGGATCGCCGCGGCCCTCGCCCAGGCCCTCCGCCTGCCCGGAAGCGACGACGCCTGGACACGCCCCCTCCCGCCGCAGAGGGTCGCCACGGGCTGGCACGCCGCAGGAGCCGAACTGCGCTGGGCGGCCACTTTCCTCGGTCCCTGGCTCGGACGCCGTCTGCGCGGCCGGTCCTCCGGCGACGGCCGTACCGCGAAACGCCCGCGGCTCCTGCCCGTGAGCGCCACCGCCGACTCCTCGGCGGGCACCGGGCGACGGGAAGGTCCGTAGCGACGGCATCGGCCCCCAGGCGCGGCCCCCGGACCCGGGGATCCGTGGTGACGCCGCGCGTCACCACGCGCTGTACGGGGCCGCGTCCCCTGGTTCCGGTCGGCCGGACCCCGGCGATCGTGCCGAGGGCGGGGCCCGCGTCGCCGCGGGCGCGGACGGCAGCCGCGCGGGTGGCCGGGCGGGTGGCCGGGCGGTGTCCATGCCGGGAGGCGAGGGCCTCCCCGCCCGACGGGTGTCACGCCGAATCGACGGGTGCCACGCCGGAAGGGCCGCGACAGGTGTCGCGGCCCTTCGTCACCCCGAGATCGGTCCGGAGGAGTTCAGCCTCGGACGATGTTCTGCGCCTGCGGCCCCTTCGGTCCCTGGCCGACATCGAACGTGACGCGCTCGCCCTCGGTCAGCTCGCGATACCCGTTGCCCTGGATTTCGGAGTAGTGGGCGAAGACGTCCGGGCCGCCTTCCTGCTCGATGAACCCGAAGCCCTTCTCGGAGTTGAACCACTTCACGGTGCCGCTGGCCATACTGCATTCGTCCTTCGCTCATGCACGGAGCAGCCCATGGTCGGACGTGCCCCGGCCCCTGCTGAATCAGGAGCCACAGTGGTTCTACCCCGCTTCGGCCGGATCATCCTACGGACGACACGCCGTTGCCCCGCCACGGTCCGCCGGGCAGCGGTTCCGCCACTCCTCCGCCGGTGAGGGGCCCGGCGGTCACGGCGAGGCCTCCCGTCGGCCGAACCGCCGCCCGACCCGCTTCATCCGAGGTCAGGCGGGGTGCGGCGGCATTCGCGTATCAGATGTCGCGGAAGATCTCGATCTGGGCGCCGACCGAGTTGAGGCGCTCGGCGAGGTCCTCGTAGCCGCGGTTGATGACGTAGACGTTGCGCAGGACGGAGGTGCCCTCGGCGGCCATCATGGCCAGGAGGACCACCACGGCGGGGCGCAGGGCGGGCGGGCACATCATCTCGGCGGCGCGCCAGCGCGTGGGGCCCTCCACCAGGACGCGGTGCGGGTCCAGGAGCTGGAGGCGGCCGCCGAGCCGGTTGAGGTCCGTCAGGTAGATGGCGCGGTTGTCGTAGACCCAGTCGTGGATGAGGGTCTGACCCTGTGCGGAGGCGGCGATGGCCGCGAAGAACGGGACGTTGTCGATGTTCAGTCCCGGGAACGGCATGGGGTGGATCTTGTCGATGGGCGCCTCCAGCTTGGAGGGGCGCACCGTCAGGTCCACGAGCCGGGTGCGGCCGTTGTCCGCGGTGTACTCGGTGGAGCGGTCGTGGTCGAGGCCCATCTCCTCCAGGACCGCGAGCTCGATCTCCAGGAACTCGATGGGGACCCGGCGGATCGTCAGCTCCGACTCCGTCACCACGGCGGCGGCGAGCAGGCTCATCGCCTCGACCGGGTCCTCGGAGGGGGAGTAGTCGACGTCCACGTCGATGTGGGGGACGCCGTGGACGGTGAGGGTCGTGGTGCCGATGCCGTCGACGCGTACGCCCAGGGCCTCCAGGAAGAAGCAGAGGTCCTGGACCATGTAGTTGGAGGACGCGTTGCGGATGACGGTGGTGCCGTCGTGGCGCGCGGCGGCCAGCAGCGCGTTCTCGGTGACGGTGTCGCCGCGTTCGGTCAGGACGATGGGACGGTCGGGGGAGACCGACGGGTCGACCTGGGCGTGGTACAGGCCCTCGGTGGCCGTGATGTCGAGACCGAACCGGCGCAGGGCGATCATGTGCGGCTCGATGGTGCGGGTGCCGAGGTCGCAGCCGCCGGCGTAGGGCAGCTTGAAGGAGTGCACGCGGTGCAGGAGCGGCCCGAGGAACATGATGATCGAGCGGGTGCGGCGGGCCGCGTCCGCGTCGATCGCCTCCATGTTCAGCTCGGCGGGCGGCGCGATCTCCAGGTCGCGGCCGTCGTTGATCCAGCGGGCGCGGACGCCGATGGAGCTGAGGACCTCCAGCAGCCGGTAGACCTCCTCGATCCGTGCGACGCGGCGCAGGACGGTGCGGCCCTTGTTCAGCAGGGAGGCGCACAGCAGGGCCACGCAGGCGTTCTTGCTCGTCTTGACGTCGATGGCGCCGGAGAGGCGGCGGCCACCGACCACCCGGAGGTGCATGGGTCCGGCGTAGCCCAGCGAGACGATCTCGCTGTCGAGTGCCTCGCCGATACGGGCGATCATCTCAAGGCTGATGTTCTGGTTTCCGCGCTCGATGCGGTTGACGGCGCTCTGGCTGGTGGCCAGCGCCTCGGCGAGCTGCGTCTGTGTCCAGCCGCGGTGCTGGCGGGCGTCACGGATGAGCTTGCCGATGCGTACGAGGTAGTCGTCTGCCATAGAGGCAGGCTATCTCAGATATGAGATGGCCTTCTCGTTGGGCTGCGCCATCCGCGTCAGCGGGACGTATCAGCGCATGTCAGGACCTGTGCACCGGGCGCCGGTTGGCTGTCGGCGGCGGATGAGGCCGCGTCACCCCTCCCTGGGTACCCCGCTTCGCCGGCTTCTCTCGGAAAACCCCCGAAGTTGCCCGAATCGGACGGATGGCCTTCGGGGTGGTGCCGAGGGGTGCCGCCGAGGGAGTGGCGCGGAGGGGCCGGTGAGAGGCGGGCGGGCGCGTCACGCGTTCACAAGCGCATCGCGTGCGGCAACGCACCCGTGGTTCACGGACGGCAAGCGACCTAAGTTATGCCGGAACATCACCACAAGCAACATGCCAGGGGAAACCCGGTAGGGATACAGCGATGTTGACCCGACTTGCCCGTCTCGCCATCAATCGGCCGAAATGGGTCCTCGTCGGCGCGCTACTGGTCGTGGTCTTCTGCGGCGTCTTCGGTGCGTCGGTGACGGATCGGCTGAAGGCCGGCGGGTACACCTCGCCGGACTCCGAGTCGGCCCGTGCCGCGAAGCTCGTCAACGAGCACTTCGACGGCGCCCAGCCCAACCTCATCGTCGCCGTGACCACCGGCGCCGGGGCCGACGCGGGTGCCGGGGCGGCCGCGGGCGCGGGCGTCGACAGCGCCGCGGCGCGCCGCGCGGGCGCGCGGATCACGGAGTGGATGGGCGCGCGCGACGACATCGAGGGCGTGCAGTCCTACTGGACCCTCGGGCCGCAGGCCGGTGCCGCGCTGCGCAGCGAGGACGGCGCCAGCGGTCTCGTCATGGCGCGCATCGACGCCAGCGACACCGACCTGCCGAAGATCGCGGAGCGGGTGAAGGCGGACCTCCCGCGGCCGGAGGGGGTCACCGTGCGGGTCGGCGGCTACGGCCCGCTCACCGCCGAGATGGAGAGTCAGGTCACCCGGGACGCCACCATCGGCGAAGCCGTGGCCTTCCCCATCTCCCTCATCGTGCTCGTCGTCGTCTTCGGCAGCCTCGTCGCGGCCGGCCTGCCGCTGCTCATCGGCGCGGTCTCCATCGTGACGACGCTCGCCATCCTGCGCCTGGTCACCACCTTCGCGGACGTGTCCATCTACGCCCTCAACATGACCACCGTGCTCGGGCTCGCCCTCGGCATCGACTACAGCCTCTTCATGGTGAGCCGGTTCCGCGAGGAGCTGCGCAACGGCCTCGACGTCCCCGCCGCGGTCCTGCGCACCGTCCAGACGGCCGGCCGTACCGTCATGTTCTCCGCGGTGACGGTGGCGCTCGCCCTCGCCGCGCTCATCGTCTTCCCGATGTTCTTCCTCAAGTCGTTCGCGTACGTCGGCGTCGCCGTCGTGCTCGCCGCGGCCCTCGCCGCCGTCCTGGTGCTGCCCGCGGCCCTCACCCTGCTCGGCCACCGCGTCGACAGGTACGACGTCCGCGTCCCGCTGCGTCGCTGGTTCGGGATGAAACCGCCGCGGTGGGTCGCGCCGGAGGAGAGCCGCTGGTACCGGATGGTCGTGGCCGTCACGCGCCGCGCCGTGCCCGTCGCCGTCCTCACCACCGTCGGTCTGCTGGTGCTCGGCGCGCCCTTCCTGTCGTCCAAGTGGGGGTACCCCGACGACCGGGTGATCGCCGCGTCCGCCGCCGAGAGCCGCCAGGTCGGCGACCTGCTGCGGGAGGAGTTCGCCCAGGACGCCGCCGCCTCGATGACCGTCGTGCTGCCCGGCTTCGACGGCGGGGCCCGCGAACTCGCCCCGTACGCCACGGCGCTCTCCCGTGTCGACGGCGTGTCGACCGTCGTGAGCGGCGGCGGCACCTTCGCCGACGGGGCGCAGGTCGGCCCCGCCGCGGCCGGGATGGTGAACGACGCGGGCGCCGTCGTCCGCGTCGGCACCGCCGTCGACCCGTACTCCGACGACGGCGAGCGGCTGCTGACCGCCCTGCGCGACGTACGGGGACCGGGCGAGGCGCTCTTCGCCGGCGCCGCGGCCGAGAACCAGGACGTGCTGGACGCCCTCACCGGGCCGCTGCCGTACGCGGCCGCGCTCATCGCGCTCACCATGTTCGTGCTGCTGTTCCTCTTCACCGGCAGCGTGGTGCTGCCCGTGAAGGCGCTGCTGATGAACACGCTGTCGCTCGCCGCCGCGTTCGGCGCGATGGTCTGGGTCTTCCAGGAGGGCCACCTCTCCGGCCTTCTCGGCTTCACGCCGACCGGCTACCTCGTCGCCAACATCCCGGTCCTGATGTTCTGTCTGGCGTTCGGCCTGTCGATGGACTACGAGGTGTTCCTGCTCTCCCGCATCCGCGAGGAGTGGCTCGCCTCCGGCCGCACCACCACCGAGGACAACACGCACGCCGTCGCGATGGGCGTCGCCAGGACCGGTCGCGTCTTCACCGCCGCCGCGCTCCTCATGGCCATCGTCCTGATCGGCATGGGCGTGTCGAAGGTGTCGTTCATGCAGCTCTTCGGGCTGGGGCTCGCCCTGACGGTCCTGGTGGACGCCGTCGTCGTCCGCTGCCTGCTCGCCCCGGCCATGATGCGGCTGATGGGCCGTTTCAACTGGTGGGCGCCGCCCGCGCTGAGCCGGCTGCACGCCCGTATCGGCCTCACGGAGGAGGCGCACCCGGCCCCGCCGGCCGACCGGCACGAGCCCGCCGCGGCCGGCGGCGCGTCCGCCGGAGCCCCGGCGCCCACCGGCGACCCGACCACCGGAGCCGCCCGTACCGACGGGACCGTACGGACCGACGGGACCGCCCGTACCGACGGGACCGCCCGTACCGACGGGACCGTACGGACCGACGGCCGCTGAGCCACCCGGTCGGCCCCGCCGCCCCGCCTCCGCACGGCATGACGTGGCCGTCGTCGCGGGGGCCGGGGCCCGTGGGCGGCCGCGCTCCCACGACACGCCCACCGGTGAAGATCCTGTGATCTCCCGTCCCGCCCCCGCCGCCGGGTGGGAGAAAGGGGCGGCGTCGTCGCGCTTTTCGCCGGCGACCCTCCGCACGCCCGGTGTTGTACCGTGAGCGGGCGGTTGCCGGGGGCAGCGAAGGGCACGGAGCGGTGGCAGAGTACTTGCTGTTGATCTACGAGGACGAGGCGCGGACGAGTGCCCTGGAGCCGGCGGACGACGCCGCGCTCGTCGACGAGTTCCAGCGGTTCATGGCGCGCAACGCCACCCGGGTGCGCGAGGGCAGGCGACTGGCGCCGACCTCCGCGGCCGTGTCCGCCCGGCGGGACGTCGACGGCGGCGTGCGGATCAGCGACGGCGCGTTCGTCGAGTCCAAGGAGGTCGTCGCCGGGTACTTCCTCGTCGAGGCCGCCGACCTGGACGAGGCGCTCGCCGTCGCCGGACAGGTCCCCGTACCGCACGGAGGCGTCGAGGTTCGCCCGATCCGCTCCGTCCGGCCGACACCGGACGCCTGACATCGACGACCCCCCGATGGACGCGACCGTCGCGTCGGTGGTCGCCGACGCCCACCGCCGGCAGTGGGGCTTCGTGCTCGCGGCGACCGTACGGGTCACCCGCGACCTCGACCTGGCCGAGGAGTGCGTGCAGGAGGCGTACGCCCAGGCGCTCACGCAGTGGGCCGGCGGCGGCGTACCGGACCGGCCCGAGGCGTGGCTCACCACCGTCGCCCGGCGCCGCGCCGTGGATGTCGTCCGCCGCCGCGACACCCTGCGCGACAAGCTGCCGCTGCTCGCCGAGGACGACACCGCGCCCCCCGCCGACCAGGACATCGCGGGCCGGGACATCCCAGACGACCGGCTGCGGCTGATCTTCACCTGCTGCCACCCGTCGCTCGACGTCGACACCCGTGTGGGCCTCACCCTGCGGCTGGTGTGCGGTCTGTCCACCGCGGAGACCGCCCGCGCGCTGCTCGTCTCCGAACCGGCGATGGCCGCCCGCATCACCCGCGGCAAGAAGAAGATCAAGGCGGCCCGCATCCCCTACCGGGAGCCCCCGCCCGAGGAGCTGCCCGCGCGCGTGGACGCCGTCCTCGACGTCGTCCACCTCGTCTTCAGCACCGGCTACACCGCCCCGTCCGGCGACCGGCTCCAACGCCGCGACCTGGTCGAACGCGCCGAGCACCTCGCCCGCGTCCTGCACCAGCTGCTGCCCGGCAGGTCCGGGCCGGCCGGGCTGCTGGCGCTCATCCTGCTGACCGACGCCCGGCGGCACACCCGCACGCGCCCCGACGGCTCCCTCGCGCCGCTCTCCGAACAGGACCGCACGCGCTGGGACGCCGCGCAGATCCAGGAGGGGCTACGGCTGGCCGGGACCGCCCTGCGGCACCGGCCGCCCACGCGGTACGCGCTCATGGCCGCCGTCGCCGCCGTCCACGCGCGCGCCCCCGGCTGGGAGGCCACCGACTGGCCCCGCATCGTCGACCTGTACGACACGATGCTGCGGGTGTGGCCGTCGCCCGTCGTGGCGCTCAACCGGGCCATCGCCGTCGGCCAGGCGCGGGGGCCCGCCGCCGGCCTGGCCGCGCTCGACGAGCTGGTCGCCGAACGACAGCTGGCCGGCTACCAGTACCTCGCCGCCGCCCGCGCCGACTTCCTGCGGCGGCTGGGGCGGGCCGGCGAGGCGCGGACGGCCTACCGCGAGGCGCTGCGCGTCACCGAGAACGCCGTCGAGCGCGAGTTCCTGGAGTCGCGCCTGGAAGAACTCGGCGACTGATCGCACCGGATTGTCGATCCGGGCGTCCGCTCGTCCGACGTACGGGTGAGGAGCCTCAGAGGGAGGCCCCAGCCGTATGGGGGAGCGTTGACCAGCTCGGCCGAAGCCGTGGTCCCCGTCAGGACCGAGGCCCGTACGCACACACGCCCGGCAGCAGCACCACCGCCCCGGGAACGGGTCCCGGCGCGCGTGCCGCTGCGTTCCGTCGACGGCGGCCCCACCGCCGCGCCGGCCCCACCGCCCGCCGGCCGGCCGCCCGCCGGGGAGCCGCCCGCCGGGAGGCTGACCGCCGGTGGGCGGCGCACCGGGGAGCCGACCGCCGGACCGGCGGGCCGGGCTGCCGGATCGGCTGCCGCGCCCCGGCGGCCCGCGCGGGAGCCCCGCCCCGCGGAGCCCCGCCCCGCGGAGCCTCGCCCCACGGAGCCCCGTCTCACCCCGCCACCCACCGCGGTATCCCCGACGCGCGAGGCCTCCGCGGCTGTCGCGACGGACGAGCCCGCCGAGCCCGCCGAGCCCGCCGCGCCACCCGCCGGGCGGGCCGTCACGCTCGCCGAGCGCCGGGCACTCACCCACGCGTACGCCACCCGGTACGCCCGCGCCGGCAAGCGGGAGAAGTCACGGATCCTCGACCGGGTGTGCGCCGCCACGGGATGGCACCGCAGCCACGCCCGCCGCGCGCTGCTGGACGCCTCCCGACCCCGGCCGGCCAGGCCCGCGCGGGGAGGGCGGACCCCCTATGACGCGGACGTCGTCGCCGCGCTCACCTTCTGCTGGACGATCCTCGACATGCCCGCGGGCAAGCGGCTCGCGCCGGTACTGCCCGAGCTGGTGCCCGTACTGCGCCGCCACGGTGAGCTGGCCGTCGACGACGAGACCGCGGCGCTCCTGACGGGGATGTCCGCCGCGACGATCGACCGCCGTCTGGCGCCGCTGCGCCGCCGGTCCGACCCGGTCCCGGTCGCACGCATCCGGCCCGGTTCGCTGCTGCGGGACGAACCGCCCCTGCTCACCTTCGCGGAGTGGGACCACTCCAGGCCCGGCTTCCTGGAGGTCGCGGTCGTCCACCACGACGCCGGCGGCGGGCGTGACGGGCACGGGGAGCCGGAGCGGGACGCACACGGGGAGCGGGGCGGCCACCTCCTGACCGTGTCCGCGACCGACATCGCCACCGGCTGGTCCGAGAACCGCACCGTCCGCGCCGTCAACTGGCTGCCGTACGCGCTGGACGAGATCGCCGGTACGCTCCCCTTCCCCGTCCTCGGCATCGAGTCAGGCGCCCACGGTGACGCCCGGACCGGGGAGATGCTGCTGAGATGGTGCGAGCAGCGCGGGGTCACCCTCACCCGCGCCCGCCCCTCCCGGGCCGGTAACCACCACGTCGGGCAGAAGAACTGGAGCACGCTGCACGCCGTCACCGCCGGCCACCGCTACGACACCCGCGCGCAGGCCCTGCTGCTCAACCGGATCTGGGCGACGCTGTCACAGCTGACGAACCACTTCTCCCCGCAGCAGCACTCGGTACGGGTGACCGGCCCGGACGGGCGGCGGCGCAAGGAGTACGACACGGCCACGCCGCTGCGGCGTACCGCGCGCCACCCCGCGGTGAGCGCGGAGGACAAGGCGATCCTCGCCGACACCCACGCCCGCCTCAACCCGGCAGCGCTGCACCGACGGGTCCGGGTGCTGACGGGCCGCCTCCACCTGACGGTGGCGGGCGGCGCGGCAGCGGCCCACTCAGCGGAGCGCCCCGGCAGGGCGCCCGGCGCCGCCTCCTGACGACGACGACGTACGACACGACCCCGCGCCCGGCGCCGCCGCGCCCCGGCACCCCACCCCACCCCCCCCGCACCCCAGGCCCCGCGACGGGCCGGCCGCCGCGCAGGCCGCCCGACCGCGGGGCCCCGGGACACACCGGCGCGCCGGGGCGGACAGGGCCACACGGGGGCGATGGAGGGGCGCCGAGACGCCGGGGCACCGGGAAAGGAGCACCAGACCACCGACGGTTCGATCACCGGCCCCGGGACCACCCGGCCACCGGCCCCTGGGATCACCCGACGGGACCCCGACCCCTGGCCACCGGCCCCCAGACCACCCGACCCCGGGGCCACCCGACAACCGGGACCATCCGGCCCCGGGGCTACCCGACAACCGGGACCATCCGGCCCCGGGGCCATCCGGCCCCGGGATTAAACGGCCCCGGGATTAAACGGCACCGGCACCGGCCCCAGGCCCCCTGACCACCCGGCCCCCAGGACTGACCGGCACCGGCACCGGCCCCCGGACCACCCTGCCCCCAGGGCTGTCCGGCACCGGCCTCAGGCCCGGGGGGGGCCACCCGGCCCCCGGCCACCGGCCCGGCCCCCGGGGCCGCCTGGCCTCCGGTGGGCCGCGACACCCTCCTCACCGGCTCCGCTGCGTCGCGCTGAGGGCCATCGCCGCGAGACGTTCCCGCGCGGGGCGGGTCGCGGCGCTGCGCTCCAGGACGGCGACGGCCCGGTCGCGGCGGCGGGTGATCTCGCGCTCGACGTACGCGACCGCGCCCAGGCCGACGAGGATGGCGCGGACCGAGTCGAGGTCGTCCTCGGAGACGTCCGTGCCGATCCTGCTGCGGAGGAAGCGCGCCGCTGCCGGGTCCCGGTCGTCCGCCCGTCGCAGGGCCGTGGCCAGCAGCACCGTGCGCTTGCCCTCGCGGATGTCGTCCCCCGACGGCTTGCCGGTCACCTCCGGGTCGCCGAAGACGCCCAGCACGTCGTCACGCAGCTGGAAGGCGAGGCCGATGTCGGCGCCGAAGGCCCGGTACGCGGCGACGAGGCCCTGGTCGGCGCCGGCGGCGGCCGCGCCGACGTGCAGGGGCCGCTCCACCGTGTACGAGGCCGTCTTGTACCGGTCCTTGAGCAGCGCGGCGTCGGCGCTCTCGTCGCCGCGGGCCTCGGCCGCCAGGTCGAGGAGCTGCCCGCACAGGACCTCGGTGCGCATCGCGGACCAGACCGGGCCGACGCGGGTCATGGCGTCCGCCGGCAGCCCCGACGTGCGGACCAGGTCGTCGGCCCAGACGAGGGCGAGGTCGCCGACGAGGAGGGCGGCGCCCGTGCCGTACGCGTCGGGGTCGCCCGACCAGCCCCGTTCCCGG
This portion of the Streptomyces changanensis genome encodes:
- a CDS encoding PadR family transcriptional regulator, translating into MALRHAVLAALLDGEYSGYQLAKAFDVGVANFWHALPQQLYAELTKLEKEGLVAGREVVQETRPNKRLFHVTDAGRATLEEFAAAASKPSFIRDDLLVKVQVADRIGTASVIEQLEERASVAEGKIELLDKLLRHMRGDADEEEFLRRGERIGPYLTCLRGLAFEQGHRDWCLRIAAVLRERRTTRAEW
- a CDS encoding SGNH/GDSL hydrolase family protein encodes the protein MPSGEYARYVALGDSQTEGMGDGDDTVGLCGFADRLAEHLAAVNPGVRYANLAVRGRTAGQVRTEQLGPALALRPDLATVVAGVNDLLRPRFDAAEAAGHLEEMFAALTAAGTHVVTLTFPDFGKIAPLARPIRSRVFDLNTRIRAAAARHGVTVAETDRHAVTTDPRLWTADRLHASSLGHERIAAALAQALRLPGSDDAWTRPLPPQRVATGWHAAGAELRWAATFLGPWLGRRLRGRSSGDGRTAKRPRLLPVSATADSSAGTGRREGP
- a CDS encoding cold-shock protein, which codes for MASGTVKWFNSEKGFGFIEQEGGPDVFAHYSEIQGNGYRELTEGERVTFDVGQGPKGPQAQNIVRG
- a CDS encoding helix-turn-helix domain-containing protein; its protein translation is MADDYLVRIGKLIRDARQHRGWTQTQLAEALATSQSAVNRIERGNQNISLEMIARIGEALDSEIVSLGYAGPMHLRVVGGRRLSGAIDVKTSKNACVALLCASLLNKGRTVLRRVARIEEVYRLLEVLSSIGVRARWINDGRDLEIAPPAELNMEAIDADAARRTRSIIMFLGPLLHRVHSFKLPYAGGCDLGTRTIEPHMIALRRFGLDITATEGLYHAQVDPSVSPDRPIVLTERGDTVTENALLAAARHDGTTVIRNASSNYMVQDLCFFLEALGVRVDGIGTTTLTVHGVPHIDVDVDYSPSEDPVEAMSLLAAAVVTESELTIRRVPIEFLEIELAVLEEMGLDHDRSTEYTADNGRTRLVDLTVRPSKLEAPIDKIHPMPFPGLNIDNVPFFAAIAASAQGQTLIHDWVYDNRAIYLTDLNRLGGRLQLLDPHRVLVEGPTRWRAAEMMCPPALRPAVVVLLAMMAAEGTSVLRNVYVINRGYEDLAERLNSVGAQIEIFRDI
- a CDS encoding MMPL family transporter, with translation MLTRLARLAINRPKWVLVGALLVVVFCGVFGASVTDRLKAGGYTSPDSESARAAKLVNEHFDGAQPNLIVAVTTGAGADAGAGAAAGAGVDSAAARRAGARITEWMGARDDIEGVQSYWTLGPQAGAALRSEDGASGLVMARIDASDTDLPKIAERVKADLPRPEGVTVRVGGYGPLTAEMESQVTRDATIGEAVAFPISLIVLVVVFGSLVAAGLPLLIGAVSIVTTLAILRLVTTFADVSIYALNMTTVLGLALGIDYSLFMVSRFREELRNGLDVPAAVLRTVQTAGRTVMFSAVTVALALAALIVFPMFFLKSFAYVGVAVVLAAALAAVLVLPAALTLLGHRVDRYDVRVPLRRWFGMKPPRWVAPEESRWYRMVVAVTRRAVPVAVLTTVGLLVLGAPFLSSKWGYPDDRVIAASAAESRQVGDLLREEFAQDAAASMTVVLPGFDGGARELAPYATALSRVDGVSTVVSGGGTFADGAQVGPAAAGMVNDAGAVVRVGTAVDPYSDDGERLLTALRDVRGPGEALFAGAAAENQDVLDALTGPLPYAAALIALTMFVLLFLFTGSVVLPVKALLMNTLSLAAAFGAMVWVFQEGHLSGLLGFTPTGYLVANIPVLMFCLAFGLSMDYEVFLLSRIREEWLASGRTTTEDNTHAVAMGVARTGRVFTAAALLMAIVLIGMGVSKVSFMQLFGLGLALTVLVDAVVVRCLLAPAMMRLMGRFNWWAPPALSRLHARIGLTEEAHPAPPADRHEPAAAGGASAGAPAPTGDPTTGAARTDGTVRTDGTARTDGTARTDGTVRTDGR
- a CDS encoding YciI family protein; this translates as MAEYLLLIYEDEARTSALEPADDAALVDEFQRFMARNATRVREGRRLAPTSAAVSARRDVDGGVRISDGAFVESKEVVAGYFLVEAADLDEALAVAGQVPVPHGGVEVRPIRSVRPTPDA
- a CDS encoding RNA polymerase sigma factor produces the protein MDATVASVVADAHRRQWGFVLAATVRVTRDLDLAEECVQEAYAQALTQWAGGGVPDRPEAWLTTVARRRAVDVVRRRDTLRDKLPLLAEDDTAPPADQDIAGRDIPDDRLRLIFTCCHPSLDVDTRVGLTLRLVCGLSTAETARALLVSEPAMAARITRGKKKIKAARIPYREPPPEELPARVDAVLDVVHLVFSTGYTAPSGDRLQRRDLVERAEHLARVLHQLLPGRSGPAGLLALILLTDARRHTRTRPDGSLAPLSEQDRTRWDAAQIQEGLRLAGTALRHRPPTRYALMAAVAAVHARAPGWEATDWPRIVDLYDTMLRVWPSPVVALNRAIAVGQARGPAAGLAALDELVAERQLAGYQYLAAARADFLRRLGRAGEARTAYREALRVTENAVEREFLESRLEELGD
- a CDS encoding polyprenyl synthetase family protein; this translates as MTVDHPEVTAGTAAVDAALRTFLAERRAGAAAIGEGYATAVADLEEYVLRGGKRVRPTFAWTGWLGAGGDPDGPTAPAVLRTCAALELLHASALIHDDIVDASRTRRGFPSAHVAFADRHRERGWSGDPDAYGTGAALLVGDLALVWADDLVRTSGLPADAMTRVGPVWSAMRTEVLCGQLLDLAAEARGDESADAALLKDRYKTASYTVERPLHVGAAAAGADQGLVAAYRAFGADIGLAFQLRDDVLGVFGDPEVTGKPSGDDIREGKRTVLLATALRRADDRDPAAARFLRSRIGTDVSEDDLDSVRAILVGLGAVAYVEREITRRRDRAVAVLERSAATRPARERLAAMALSATQRSR